AGAATGATCAGACGTTTACCACGACGTTTGTCAAAGAGCCGTTCGACAATTTGTCAAGCTTGGTTGGGGAGAACACACAGCACGACATGTGGCATAAGTAGGGAAGTGCACGGCAACGATAAAGTACAGAGGAAGGAGCATCATGATGTGGGTCCAGACCTGCAGAGACGTTCACACCGGGCAAACTTACAACATGTCTGAGCGGAAGCTGCTCTGTGGGCGGAATGATCCAAAACTCAGTGCAGCTCTGATCCACACGTTaaggccattttttttaaaatttggccACATATCAATCTAGCTGCTGTGTGAAATGATTACACAAGCTCTCCGAGTTAACCAACAAAActatttagaaaagaaaaagagatcacTCACAGACATCACCATGTCGCCCTCCAGCACTGCATAGTTCTTGGACAGCAGCTCTGtcacaaagagggaaaaggaagaaaaaaacaacaacattgatgtAACTTCCTTCTTTCTTAAACCTCTTTCTAACCAGCTGTAGGTTTGACATTATGTCATGTTATGATTTAATGATTGAACCCAGTTAGTTTTCCATTCAATAGCTCAACAAAGACCCTGCAACTTTGAGACAATCAAAAACTGGAATTCAGGGGCCTGAAGAAGACATGGACAATTTAACTAGTATTTACTTTGATTGTTGCAGTGCGATCTATAATTATCCATTTATTTTGCCAGTGACCTGTGGTTTTGTATTCATAAGAACTGATGCTGTCTGGATTTCTGGGCATAGCTGTGCGAgacacaaatcaaataaaaacattctgaTCTGGGCTGGGCTCACCTTGCAAAGTCTCTGGGTTAGACTCCATATAATGCAACGCTTTGATGAGCGATTCCTCCCGAAGCACTGTCACATTTTTACAGGGGAAGATACAGAAAAGCTCATGAACGTCAACACAGTGATGGAACAATGTTCAATTAGAGCAAACCGCACCTGTCTTGGCTTCACGCACAGGACTCGAGTCGACTGCAATGCAACAGGTGAGACAAAAATCACGTGTCTGCTATtccacacagtgaaaaaaatgtttaaaaaaatcaaacagcagcagcagcagcagcctatTCACAATGATTCCTCACCATCTTTAAGGTTCGCAACAAACAGAagtgcagagagcagcagacgCAGCATGGCCGAGCACCTCGGCTCCCTCATCATCACAGTCAAGTCAAAGCAGCTGTGAGCTGCTGCCTCATTTATTCCTGCGAAGCTCAGACACTTGGTACTTTGAGGTACTTGTATTATACTTCAGTAttcaaatattgtatttatacCCCAGCTCCCCCTGAGCCTTTTTGGACAGCATTACCTACTCTACAGACTAAACTTCTTCATCAGCTTATCAGCTCATAAAATATATGATGCATTATTATCTGTAATGATGCGATGAAAAGTTggtaaatacatttcaattcaaatattGGAGTGCTTGTACTGTGAGTATTTATCTGACAGTCACGTAAGCGATAGTTTGTATGATAAAGCATGATTATAGACTGGAACATCCAAACAGtggtggtggaaagtaactaatAGCCGTCGAAAACTCATCAATGTGGTGTAATTTTTCGGCTTTAAGATTATGTGTTTGCTGCAGCAGTTGGAATTTCTCAGTTTACTAATTTCTTTactttaaatcaaataaatatggAGTACGGCCAAACACGTTGCTCCAGACCGCCGAGTGTAAAAATGTCCAGGCGCATCAGTTCACCCCCATtatggactgtatttaaaaaaaatgaaactccttttctaaaaaaaaaaatctgaataaatgaaaaatatccatGCCAGAAATCTCAACATACAaacctttttattatttgtcgctttatcttttttatatatattttatttcgtTGTCATTTTTGGTTAATTTATTGTAAttgtttgaattattatttcataataataatattaacatgCACACATTGCTTTAGGAGGTAGCTGGTTTGTTATTACGTTACAAAATTGGACTTGTGCACAATGTGAGCATTGCCGCAGGTTCCTGGTGGTCATCGTCACTGCAGACACTAGATGGCGCACTCCAGCTTTCCGGTGGTCTGCGACCCGCGAGATCtataaacacaaagaagaagaagaagaagaacacttCCGGGaaagaaaaccaaacacatGGGTCTGTGTTGACAACCTGTCAAGGTAAAGTTTTCTGCGGTTTCGTGAAagtttaaatgttaaatgtttgacTCGGTGGGGAGAAAAGCGGATGTATAATCTCCGGCTGTGTTGTTCCAGTTCACTTTTCCGTGTTAGTTGCACAGCGCCTGCTGATCGTCACAAGCTAAGCTAACGTTGTGTGGTTTGGCTAGCCGCTACTACACCACATGCTAGCGCGTTTTCATTAGGAAATCGGGGGAAATGAGATATTTTTAGTTGGAATACAGTATCACGACGGTGTGTTGAGTGTAGTTAGAATGAACAGTTCTCTTTGTTATCTGGTGCAAATGAGtgcaaacttttaaaaacactttattcaTCTTAAACAAGCCGCGTTCGTGGCAGTTTCTCACGAGTATGTTCGAGGCTGGTTGATGTGACATCAAAATGCAACATGTCGTCAAATGGTAATGTATTCATGCCCGAAGAGGTTAGTCCGTACAGTAATTTAAGCTGCTCAAATCCTTTTAAATGGTGCAGAAGTACGAGTTAAACTtctgaaaaggtgaaaaaaacacacccatcaaaaaaccccaactccAAACCATAACCACCAGACCGCCCCCAGAAATGATCTCGTGACCTCCTTGATAACAGCTGTTCATTGCTTCTTCTAACCTTATTGTATATGTGAATAGAGCTGTCGCTGTCCTTGCTGAtgtatgcatgtttttttgtgtttcgttactatttttatttgtactgtttgtgttttttgtgtgttgttgttgttgttgttgttgttgtttttggtatTTCTTTTACTGTGGTGTCTGTGCCTCTTCTGCACTTTTGTCTTGATTCGCTTTACATCCCAAGGGTTTGTCCTCGTCTGTCTGCTTTACTCTTCATTCTATTACTTTGATCTCATGCAACTTACCCTGTTCCTCTTGCCATGTTTTGCATTGCTATGTCTTCCCTGTAAattcttgaagaaaaaaagaatagcagTGACTGGCATGCACAATGACCAATGGGCCTTTACTGCAAGTTCACAGGATTCACTCACAAAAATCACCTTTAAATGacaataacagcatttattgcaagaatttctgggacaataaaTCATCCAACAAAAAGTAGCTATGGTGACAGGCCTAGTTTGAGATTGCTtatagcaatgaaaagtgctctgtaaatgaaatttattattatgattattatagtTGCAGTTCCACCTGACACACACGGTtgtctgtttgtcctcagcTAGAGGGTGCAGTCATGACGAGGTGGGCGAGAGCCAATAACATCCACAAGCACAAACCAGCCGAGGCCACTCCATGGAGTCAGCTGAGAGCCGGGGCAAGAGCTACTGCAGGCAGGTCGGGTGACCCTGCTGTTGCTCAAGGGGGATCTCAGAGGGACCACCTGAGGAGGACGCTGCCCAGTGGATCAGCCGTGAAAAAGCCCAACCGTAAGAAGAAGGACTACATCAACGAGGACGTGAACGGCTTCCTGGAGCATCTCCATCAGAGTGGACGGCCGCTGCCTAGAGCAGacgatggagggagggagtgggagcagggtctgagggaggaggtggaagtcGCCTTGAAGAAAGACCaaaggagggaggacagaagGATAAAGAGACAAACGGACAAGAAGAGCAACATGGTGAGTGAGCATTTAGTCTGTCCCAACACCCGCCCTGTGATATTTACTGTAGCCGTGTTTTGTAAGGACACAAATAACCTCTTCACCCTCGAGCTAAaacaatcagtcaatcagtggatcaacagaaaatgaagctGCACCTATACTGATCATAGATTAATCCTCTGAACTCTaagccattttgttttcatatttttggtcCACTGCGTCTCCTAGTGTAATAATGCTTCtaaaacctcaaccctgtaatgtacagtcaagttatatacatCTCTTTTATTCAgggacaacctaggctatcagaatatgtatgctactgtgatatcacatgaattaatagttatatgaccataaatacaaaagaaaaaacaaaacggaaactgaatctcacagacattcattataatgacacaatAATATAATTCAATATAATAACCAACATCGAAgaagatttttcccttttgaaagctgttcttcaAAGCCTTGGttataagggaaaacaattctTAACATTGTAGTCCTTTGGtctttcaacccaaaaagtcacgtgccattctgcaaagcagttcctgtctgcaatgacacagaggagtaaactgtgtcagtagtagtattaggaaaaaacaggaggaaTGATATGTCCTGTTCTAATTCTAAGATCCTTGTCTTTCTTTAAAATTTTTGTCTCGAGTCTCGACCAGTCAACAACACAgtgtctgattggtacaaagtctgtaacaaagcctcttaTAACAATATGACACAAGCTTTATGCTTGGTCAGTGTGTTCCCTCTGTTTTACACACAGATACTGAGCAAACTGTCTGTTGGATAAAACAAGAAGATAAtgtttagaattttttttatttcaggacGTGGCTGAGTTTTAAGTTTTTCTatagaaataatgaaataaagaaaaactggCATGATTGTCATGTAGCGTTGGCATTTTATACCTTGTCACACTTGACGCTATTTAAAATCATGTACCAGatgttggcttttttcacaCGTTGGGAcaattttgtgttttggacaTAACAtcattttgagagagagagagctttatTGTCCCTCAAGGGGAAATTTGATCTGCAGTTGGcggtacaaaaaacaaaaaagcaatttaaaaacacaccaaaCGAGACAAAAAACACCGTAGCAGCACACAACCGACAGATGAGTTAAGAGCAATTTCATCACTTACCAGTTAACAGTGTCAAATTGAAATCCTTGAGAGCGTCTGAAAAACAAGGAGTGATTTCTAAAAGTGTCATTAAGTGAGAGTTAAGAGTTTTGCAAGTTAATAGCTCTTATTGAACAAGGAACAGAATAAATTTGTACCCGTTTTTTTTTGCTCGAGGGAGGCTATATCTCCGCCAGAGGGAAGAGGAATGAATTCCTCCAAGAGTGGGCGGTCAGAGCTCGACCAGAGTGACCGTGCCTTCTGCAAACCTTGTCTGTCAAAGATCTTTGTGAGGGGGCTGCTGTATGCCAATCATCTAACTGGCCTCTGTGACAAGATTGAACAGACGACTCAGAGGGAGTTCTAAACACAACACTGGCATATTATCAGCTTTATGAAGTTGAAATATCAAATTGGATGAATCTAGAccctttgtctttgtatgtttATCACTAAAACCACCCTGAGTCCACCCTGTGACACATGAACGAGGCAGCTTTTTTCTGAATGTtactaaatgcatttgaatgtaaaaaatagaGATGTTGGTAAAATAAACTTTCGTTACCgttaaatattttgttgtattcattaatttagtagCTATAATTGGAAAATTGAATGAAGGGGTTACAGCATTGTTCTGCTGAAAGTGCACGGTCACAATCTGgccatctggtggtgaggaCGACATTTTTGTGGTCCTCCCTATCATCAAAGTAACCCATCCCTGTTCTAGATAGTGCGAAAAATGGTGATTCAGATCAAGGGTTGTGATCGCCCACCCTTACTCCATCAAGCAGATTCTCTGTTGGTTCATCATCATGAGGAACCCCCTTTTACATAGAAGTAGTCTTGTGATcctaatattaaaatattgacaTGTGcattctcttcatctctcctcagATGTGTTTTAACTGCAGGAAGCCCGGCCACGGCCTGGCCGACTGTCCAGAGGCCgacagagacgaggagatgGGCCGAGGCATCTGCTACCGCTGCGGCTCCACCGAACACGAAATCCACAAATGTAGAGCTAAAGTGGACCCGGCTCTGGGTGAGGACGATCAGGACACTGAACCACTAAAGATGTCTGCAAAATCATGAACATGCTATAATGATgttaaaatgcttctttttttttctgtcaggcGAGTACCCATATGCAAAGTGCTTCATCTGCGGTCAGACTGGACACCTGTCGAGGTCCTGCCCGGATAATCCTAAAGGACTGTACGCACAAGGTACAAGCACAGACGGTCACTACACTCCTTGTACAATCATTCATTCTTCTCTtgtttaaatgaaggttttctgtgtgtgtgcgcaggagGCTGCTGCCGTGTTTGTGGTTCAGTGGAACATTTCCAGAAGGACTGTCCGGAGCACCAGGCTGAAAGTGAGTCTCTACTGTCTGTCAGCTTCACTGTCTCAACTGATTTTTTTACAGGTTCACGCTGCATTAACAAGAACAAACGCTTCCTCAGTGTGCAAGTCTCACAGTCCAGTCTTGTTTAAACATATTGTGTGAGAGTGACGATGTCATGAAGTAGCATTGGACCATGGGAGTTGTTATCGTCATTGCAATCCACTTCTCTTGGTAAGGATTCCTTCAGCGTCCAAGGTTCAGGAGCTGAATTCTCCTCAGAGGATCTCCATCGCAAACAGAGCTGCTGATTAAATccaatttaaaaacactgaataaagcAGCTGCATGTTaataaaaatctgtatttctCAGACGGCAGACAAAGGACATCTTTGAAGGGCTGTGagtcgagctgctgctgctcatgtttGCTCtgcttgtttctcttttgacTTAAAAAACTAGACGTCTCACGACTAAAATCCTTCATCCGGTTAAAATAGATGGTGAAAAACCACAAAGATCTAAAGTGGAGTGTGAAATGAGActaaaaactgaataaaaagtcTATTTTGACACATGCACATAGAGAGTATGATCCCACTGAAAACGTTAacctttaaagccccagtgaaattgttttaattttctggcgacatctggtggtacaGTTggaaaccacaaccaactgagcacccccACACACCCTTCATAATCTTATACAGATGGCTACTCTTCCTCAAAATTCCTACAAGCACCAAgttcagtatttattttcattttaatttgttcattttaattaattgttctgtgctgttattatttttatgcaaagaatgatattttcaaaagaagctacttttgccccctttttttgtagttgAATGTGGTGGTAAGGCTACAATCTGATCTGAAGTCTACTTaatctctcaaaatcctatAGGAAACACTAATAATACGTTTTCAATTATGGCCACCTTTCAGGACACCTTACATgtacaaatgataaaaataaaaacagatgctCAACAGTTAAAACAGacataatacataaatacagagcaataaacaacaacagactaatAGACGCGCaggtaaatattaaaacatttctaaaaactGCGGTATTTCTAATCTATCTGGCTGTGTTGACTATTTTTGTGATCTTACTTTTGTTTTAAGCGCCTAAATTTCAATACCAGCTTGTGATGTTGTTGGAGATGATGCTTTCCACTAGACTGCTGTAAACCATCTCTAGGACTTCAGAACACAGCtcaacaacataaaacatgaatttaCATATCAACATCCGCCAAGATCACGTCGCAAAAGGCATGTGGAGGTGAGCAGCTGGATTTCATCCGGTCTCTAAAGCTTTTACACACCGAGCCTGCACATTGAGGATCATATCAGATGATGCTGGTTCTCTTCTACATTAACGAGTTTGAGGCAGTTTACCTTCAGGTCAGATAGTTGCAGGTGTTAAACACTGCAGGTGAACGAGAGTGAGCACAATCTCTCACCGTGACGTCTCCGCTTTGTGTTCTTGCAGCCAACT
The sequence above is a segment of the Scophthalmus maximus strain ysfricsl-2021 chromosome 2, ASM2237912v1, whole genome shotgun sequence genome. Coding sequences within it:
- the zcchc9 gene encoding zinc finger CCHC domain-containing protein 9, yielding MTRWARANNIHKHKPAEATPWSQLRAGARATAGRSGDPAVAQGGSQRDHLRRTLPSGSAVKKPNRKKKDYINEDVNGFLEHLHQSGRPLPRADDGGREWEQGLREEVEVALKKDQRREDRRIKRQTDKKSNMMCFNCRKPGHGLADCPEADRDEEMGRGICYRCGSTEHEIHKCRAKVDPALGEYPYAKCFICGQTGHLSRSCPDNPKGLYAQGGCCRVCGSVEHFQKDCPEHQAETNSVTVGWLSNNMSADHEEVHVPVKKAKPKQTKVVMF